Part of the Cuniculiplasma divulgatum genome, CTGGAATTAATGACCAGAAAAAACTTTATTATTAAAGGAAGAGAAAGTAAAAAATTTAAAGTGGGTGTTGCCTGGGAAATGTTTGAATACTGTGAATCCAGTGTGAAAAAAGTCTCATTAGCTGCACTTGAGAAAATTAAAAAAGAGCTGAATATTGAATATATTCATGTTAAAGAAAAATGCCTGAGATTTAAGGAAATGAAGCACTTTCATGAGATTATTGATACAAGTGAAATTGCCCTAATTCACAGGGAGAACTATGAAAAATATCCAGATAGTTATTTAGATAGCTCTATTGAGCAGATAGAAGAAGGTATGCGGGTTAAAGCTGTGGATTATGTTAATGCTAAAAGATCCAGAGAGAAATACAGGGAACTATTAGACTCACAGTTTAAGACTCTCGATATAATTATAATTCCCACATTACAGGACGTGGCCCCTCTTACAGTTCACCAAAAGAAAAGAGAGGAAGTCGATGATATATCTGAAATTGATTTTCTTTCGCCTTTAAATTATTCAGGAAATCCTGCATTAACTATTCCAGTTGGGTTTTCACATGAACTTCCTGTTGGAATGCAGATAATCGGAAAGAATAATTCAGATTTAAGATGTATTGAGTTTGCTTCTCTTGTGCAGGATCTCACTGATTGGCATAAAGCAATTCCACAGGGCTTTTCCTGAACTATCTTTGTCTGGCACGGTAATCTTAGAAACCACAAATGGCAATTGCATTGTAGGATTGGCTGTTACATAATATCTGTGGTATTGTATTTCTATGACCTTATGAGTGATGCAATTAACTACTTCCTATATATTTCTATTTAAAATTAGTATAAAATTGAGCTTTTACTGATTTATAGCTATATCCTACTTATAAGAATATATTTATCATCTCAAGTACATTACAGTACTTTGTGGAAATTGAAACCGTAATGGATCCTGATAAATTAAGAGGCATGATTCCGATAATTAAATCAGCATGGGGAATGAGCACCATGGATCAACTTGTGAAAGATATGATTGCTGCAATGAGGTTTCATGGTGGTTTGGCCCTAATTGCCATGGAAGATGAAAAAGCGGTAGGAATGCATTTTAGTTTTACTGGAAGAAGAAACGGTAAGATATACCTTTACTCACATATGACTGGAGTTCTAAGTGATAAAAAGTATTCAGGTATTGGATTCCAGTTGAAAATGAGACAAAAAGAGTGGGCTATTGAGAATGGTTTTGATCTTATAGCATGGACATATGATCCACTCATGGATTTAAATGCCAATTTTAATATTCACAAAATTGGAGCCATTTCAAGGACATATCTAAGAAATTTTTATGGAGATATGGAAGATTCGATCAATTACGGGATTCCAAGTGATAGGTTCGTGGCTGAATGGTGGATACTTGACGACAAAATAGAGCAAAAAAAACCATTGATTAGCGTCAATACAGTTGATGAAAATCAGGAACTGAATGCTAAAGAATTGCCAGATGTGATTTCATTTAAAATCCCCGTGGATTTCTTATCTATAAAAAGAAATGATAAAGATACATCACTTAATATTAGATTATCAACCAGGGCTATGATAGAAGATTTGTTTTCTGACGGATTTATAGTGACTGATTTTAAAAGAGATTCCTCATCGTATATCATGGTTAGGCGTAATAAGGAAGATTTAGAATACCATAAAAATTTTTTTACCTGACTTCGCTACACCAACTATTAATTGGTTTTGAGATTAAATTTTGTTATCACATGGTCATTATCAGGCCTAAAAGGGCTGAACGTTCTGGAAGAGTATCAAGGAGCAGATATTCATTTTCTGAATGTGCACCATCACCGACAGCTCCAAGACCATCGATTACTGGACAGTATTTAGAGCAGATATTTCCATCGCTTGCTCCAGAAACTGAAACTTCATCAATATTTAATCCAATATTGCTGGCAAGTAGCTTTACTTTTTGAAAAAGATCTTTTGTTAAATCTGTTCTGGTCATGGGTTCTCTCATTCTGTAGGTAACTGATGTTGTAGAACCTGCCAGCCCTGTTTTTAATGATTTTAGAAATAATAACACATTTTCTGCAGATTCTTCAGAGCTGTATCTAACATCTATTCCAATCTCACAGAAATCAGGTATCACATTGGTTCTTGTGCCACCATGGATCGTACCTATGTTAATTAACGTACCATCATTAATACCCGCGGAAAAGTTTTTAATTTGCTCAATTATGGAACTCATTGCATTTATTGCATTAATACCTTTCTTTGGGTCCAGTCCTGCATGCGCCGCCTTTCCAGTTATTTTCAGCATTATTGTTCCAACACCTTTTCTTTCGGTTTTGAGATTTCCATTAAGAGATGCTTCCATGACCAGAGCAAATTTAGATCTCTTTGCCTCTTCCTCGATTATTGATCTGGAGAAGGCTGAGCCTATTTCCTCATCTGACGTAATTAGTAAAACAACTTTGTTTTTTATTGTTTTATTTCTAACAAGATATTCCATGGCAAAGATAGTCTGCACCAGGCCTCCTTTCATATCAAAGACACCGGGTCCATATGCTTTTCCACTTTCAATCCTGAATGGATTTTTCTTTGTGGTTCCCTCATCAAATACGGTGTCATAATGAGTTAACAACAAAATCTGTTCCTGTGCGTCAGGGTTGAATATACATCTTATAATGTTTCCAGCAGATTCTGACCTAATTAATTCACACTTTAACCCCGTTATATGTTCTATTATATCCAGAAGGTGATTTGCAAATTTATCCAGAAGTGGTTTATTTACTGAAGGAGTTTCCATATTGACAAAATCCTCCAGCATTTGTATCATATCCATCTTTCTGCTTTTCATATAATCCATTATGTCTATGATAACACCCCTTCTTCAACTTTAAATTGTGTTAGGACTGATTCATTGATTTTGACACCTATTCCGGGAGAATT contains:
- a CDS encoding amidase: MNEIESLVKSNAISPCTVLERLMERIHKLDTKLKSYTRLNLNSLEECAKRAKSSENVIPVSVKDLFDTKNIETNYGSTIYRDHFPSKDSSVVANIKKRNGIVIGKTVTHEFALGIISSPTKNPWDLRRIPGGSSGGSAAAVAAGLSVFATGTDTGGSIRIPAAMCGVTGFKPTYNLIPRGGIYPESWSLDHAGPITRYASDLTLELELMTRKNFIIKGRESKKFKVGVAWEMFEYCESSVKKVSLAALEKIKKELNIEYIHVKEKCLRFKEMKHFHEIIDTSEIALIHRENYEKYPDSYLDSSIEQIEEGMRVKAVDYVNAKRSREKYRELLDSQFKTLDIIIIPTLQDVAPLTVHQKKREEVDDISEIDFLSPLNYSGNPALTIPVGFSHELPVGMQIIGKNNSDLRCIEFASLVQDLTDWHKAIPQGFS
- a CDS encoding M20 family metallopeptidase, which encodes MDYMKSRKMDMIQMLEDFVNMETPSVNKPLLDKFANHLLDIIEHITGLKCELIRSESAGNIIRCIFNPDAQEQILLLTHYDTVFDEGTTKKNPFRIESGKAYGPGVFDMKGGLVQTIFAMEYLVRNKTIKNKVVLLITSDEEIGSAFSRSIIEEEAKRSKFALVMEASLNGNLKTERKGVGTIMLKITGKAAHAGLDPKKGINAINAMSSIIEQIKNFSAGINDGTLINIGTIHGGTRTNVIPDFCEIGIDVRYSSEESAENVLLFLKSLKTGLAGSTTSVTYRMREPMTRTDLTKDLFQKVKLLASNIGLNIDEVSVSGASDGNICSKYCPVIDGLGAVGDGAHSENEYLLLDTLPERSALLGLIMTM